In Kytococcus sedentarius DSM 20547, the sequence GATGCTCACCACGGCGGCCGCGCTGACCACCCTGGGCGTCGTCGCGGCGCTGGCGATTCCCTCGGTGCTGCCTGAGCGCGAGCAACGTCTGGTCGGCCGCGGCCTGGCCACGGACAGCTCGCTGGCCACGGTCGACTTCACCGAGACCCTCGACCTCGAGGCCGACCTGCGCAGTGACGACGAGCGCCCCGTGCTCCTGTGGCACACCGAGAGCGATTCGCCCGGCCCGCTGCGCATCACGGCCACCAATCGCTTCGCCAACGACCGGTGGTCGCCGCAGGAGGGCCGCGCCGCCGCGGAGGTGTTGCCGGACCCCACGGCCGTGGACGGTGCGGTGCCCGACCGCCTGCCGCGGGTGGAGTGGTCCGGCGAGCTGGATTCCACCGAGGAGGACTTCGCGGTGACCGCCAACGGGATCCCGACCCCCTTCGTGGCGACTCCCTCCTTCCCGGTGGACCTGAGTTCCCCCGTCGCGGTGACGGGTGACCCGATCACGGGTGCGGTGTGGGTCGGCGAGGACGCCAACCGCTATGAGGGCACGGCGTTGGAGCCCACGGTGCCGGAGGAGCTGCCGGACCCCGCCGAGCCCCAGGGGCTGTCGGAGACGTACACCGAGGTACCCGAGGGGCTGCAGGACACGATCTCGCAGCTGAACGCCGAGGTGCTCGACCCCGACGACGCGCCCCTGGACAAGGCCCGGACCATGCAGTCCTTCCTGCGCAACGGGGACTTCGAGTACTCCCTCGACGCCGCCGAGCCGCAGGACGGCGAGTCGATGGTGCAGGCCTTCCTGCGCGAGAAGCGCGGGTACTGCACGCAGTACGCCACCACGATGATCATGATGGCCCGCGAACAGGGCATCCCCGCCCGCATGGCGATCGGCATGCTGCCCGGCGAGCAGACCGCCAGCGACCTGGGCCGCGGGTCCGACGTCGGCCCCGAGCGCGTGGTGCAGCGCAACGACGCCCACGCCTGGCCGGAGCTGTACTTCGAGGGCGTGGGGTGGCTGCGCTTCGAGCCGACCCCCTCCAGCCGGGCCGCTGCGGTGCCGGCCTACAGCCAGCCGGTGGGCGCCGACGCGAGCGCGTCGCCCTCCCCCTCCGAGGCGTCCCCGTCCCCGGCCTCGCCCTCCCCTTCCGAGGCGTCCCCCTCGCCGTCCCAGGCCTCGCCCTCCCCGTCGCCGTCGTCCGCCGAGGACGGCGACGACGAGGGTGGTTCCACGGGCTGGTGGCGGGTGCTGCTGACGTGGTTGGCGGTCCTGCTGGTCGCCGCCCTGGCCCTGGCCTACCTGCCCTGGCGGGCGCGCCAGGCGCGCAAGCGGATCCGCGAGGGCGAGCAGTCGCCCTGGTCGGGCGCGTGGGAGGTGCTGCGCCTGGACCTGTTGGACCGGGGAGTGAGCACCCTGCCCACGGACTCCGTGCGCACCCAGGCCAGTGCGGTGCTGCGACAGCGTCCCGACGTGGACGTCGACACGCTCCAGGAGCTGGCCCACCGAGCCGAGGCCGCCCGATACGCCCGACCGTCCACGGACGCCGGGGACGCCGCCGCGGCCGACACGCTGCGGAAACAGCTGCTGACGTGGCTGGACCACGACGAGTCCGCCGTCGACCGGACCCGCCGGCGGCTGTTCCCGGCCTCCGCCACCCGCTGAGGCCGGGGCTCCGCCGGGTCACCCTGCCCGGGGCGACCCACGCGACAGGGCGCCACCCCCCCATCGGAGGTGGCGCCCTGTGGCGTGCTGTGAGGCCGGGGCTCAGTCCAGGTAGTCCCGCAGCACCTGCGAGCGGCTCGGGTGGCGCAGCTTCGACATCGTCTTGGACTCGATCTGGCGGATGCGCTCGCGGGTCACCCCGTAGACGCGGCCGATCTCGTCGAGCGTCTTGGGCTGGCCGTCGGCCAGGCCGAAGCGCATGGAGACCACACCGGCCTCGCGCTCGGAGAGGGTGTCAAGCACCGAGTGCAGCTGCTCCTGCAGCAGGGTGAAGCTCACCGCATCGGAGGGGACGACCGCCTCGGAGTCCTCGATGAGGTCACCGAACTCGGAGTCGCCGTCCTCGCCCAGCGGGGT encodes:
- a CDS encoding transglutaminase family protein yields the protein MSTPTPQAAPRPPRAQSPGGGLLRRLWDRTEPLSAALVAGLCLLTIWPARQLFEDAGWWGSAIVLTVGLVAVAALVRLVTGSPVLASVVQFVTALVLLLRSSLADTLWAGIVPTPRTASAISEHVRVTGQLLAESAAPVPAHPSLTVTLLSVIALLVLFTDAAVHTLRSVLLGAIAPLLVFVILAANRTTHEPWWWFLLLAAAWAGLLALHHSAETAPASGQGRGILGAPGRGAMLTTAAALTTLGVVAALAIPSVLPEREQRLVGRGLATDSSLATVDFTETLDLEADLRSDDERPVLLWHTESDSPGPLRITATNRFANDRWSPQEGRAAAEVLPDPTAVDGAVPDRLPRVEWSGELDSTEEDFAVTANGIPTPFVATPSFPVDLSSPVAVTGDPITGAVWVGEDANRYEGTALEPTVPEELPDPAEPQGLSETYTEVPEGLQDTISQLNAEVLDPDDAPLDKARTMQSFLRNGDFEYSLDAAEPQDGESMVQAFLREKRGYCTQYATTMIMMAREQGIPARMAIGMLPGEQTASDLGRGSDVGPERVVQRNDAHAWPELYFEGVGWLRFEPTPSSRAAAVPAYSQPVGADASASPSPSEASPSPASPSPSEASPSPSQASPSPSPSSAEDGDDEGGSTGWWRVLLTWLAVLLVAALALAYLPWRARQARKRIREGEQSPWSGAWEVLRLDLLDRGVSTLPTDSVRTQASAVLRQRPDVDVDTLQELAHRAEAARYARPSTDAGDAAAADTLRKQLLTWLDHDESAVDRTRRRLFPASATR